In a genomic window of Anser cygnoides isolate HZ-2024a breed goose chromosome 28, Taihu_goose_T2T_genome, whole genome shotgun sequence:
- the LOC136787038 gene encoding olfactory receptor 14C36-like yields MSNSSSISEFLLLPFADTRELQLLHFALFLGIYLAALLGNGLILTAVACDHRLHILMYFFLLNLALLDLGCISTTLPKAMANSLWDTRATSYAGCAAHVFLFVFFIGTEFSVLTIMSYDRYVAICKPLHYGSLLGSRACAQMAAAAWGSGVLYALLHTASTFSLPLCQGNALNQFFCEIPQILKLSCTNSYLGEVWVLLFSACLTSGCFVFIVFSYVQIFRAVLRMPSEQGRHKAFSTCLPHLAVVSLFLSTAIFAYLKPPSISSPSSDLVVAVLYSVMPPTLNPLIYSMRSQELKGAIRQMISWIFLSSDRFSLFLHK; encoded by the coding sequence atgtccaacagcagctccatcagtgagttcctcctcctgccattcgcagacacgcgggagctgcagctcctgcacttcgcgctcttcctgggcatctacctggctgccctcctgggcaacggcctcatcctcacagccgtagcctgcgaccaccgcctccacatcctcatgtacttcttcctcctcaacctcgccctcctcgacctgggctgcatctccaccactctccccaaagccatggccaattccctctgggacaccagggccacctcctatgcaggatgtgctgcacatgtctttctgtttgtcttctttattggaactgaattttcagttctcaccatcatgtcctacgaccgctacgttgccatctgcaagcccctgcactacgggagcctcctgggcagcagagcttgtgcccagatggcagcagctgcctggggcagtggggttctctatgctctgtTGCATACTGCCAGTACATTTtctctgcccctctgccaaggcaatgccttgaaccagttcttctgtgaaattccccagatcctcaagctctcctgcactAACTCCTACCTCGGGGAAGTCTGGGTGCTTCTGTTTAGTGCTTGTTTGACATctggatgttttgttttcattgttttttcctacgtgcagatcttcagggccgtgctgaggatgccctctgagcagggacggcataaagccttttccacgtgcctccctcacctggctgtggtctctctttttctcagcacagccatTTTTGCCTACCtaaagcccccctccatctcctccccgtCCTCtgacctggtggtggcagttttGTACTCGGTCATGCCTCCAacactgaaccccctcatctacagcatgagaagcCAGGAGCTCAAGGGTGCCATTAGACAAATGATTTCATGGATCTTTCTGAGTAGTGATAGATTTTCCCTCTTTCTACACAAGTGA